Proteins from one Staphylococcus sp. IVB6214 genomic window:
- a CDS encoding YqeG family HAD IIIA-type phosphatase, whose translation MGILKRLFLPNQYVKDIHEIDFQQLEKLNIRGIITDLDNTLVGWDEANPTPKVEEWFKTIDERGFKVTVVSNNNEKRVKAFCKDLNVDYIFKAQKPRGKSLRKATRKMGLKKEQVVVIGDQMMTDVFGGNRSGLYTIMVVPVKNSDGLATKINRLIERRILSHFKRKGYITWEES comes from the coding sequence ATGGGGATTTTAAAGAGATTATTTTTGCCCAATCAATATGTGAAAGACATTCATGAAATTGATTTCCAGCAGTTAGAAAAGCTTAATATTCGTGGGATTATCACGGATCTTGATAATACGCTTGTTGGATGGGATGAAGCAAATCCGACACCAAAAGTTGAAGAATGGTTTAAAACGATTGATGAACGCGGCTTTAAAGTGACGGTTGTTTCAAATAATAATGAAAAAAGAGTAAAAGCATTTTGTAAAGATTTGAATGTAGATTATATTTTCAAAGCACAGAAACCACGCGGCAAGTCATTGCGCAAAGCCACTCGTAAAATGGGATTAAAAAAGGAACAAGTTGTTGTCATCGGTGATCAAATGATGACAGATGTATTTGGTGGCAATCGTAGCGGCCTTTATACGATTATGGTTGTTCCAGTTAAAAATTCAGATGGCTTAGCAACGAAGATAAATCGCTTGATTGAACGCCGTATTCTCAGTCATTTCAAACGTAAAGGTTACATTACATGGGAGGAGTCATGA
- the pxpA gene encoding 5-oxoprolinase subunit PxpA, whose protein sequence is MVNVDLNCDLGESFGNYKVGNDEAVLPLITSANVACGFHAGDENVMAQTVKYAKQHNVSVGAHPGFPDLQGFGRRNLDMSPEEVYHMMVYQIGALKAFCDIEGVTLNHVKPHGALYQMGAKDRDIARAIAEAVYAVDPKLYLVGLSNSIQLEEAQKIGLPTASEVFADRRYEKDGQLVSRRKQGALIEDTSEAIQQVVRMVTEGKTTAITGEEIDIKADTICVHGDGAHALEFVKQIREQLAKVGVKIVKIGG, encoded by the coding sequence ATGGTTAACGTTGATTTAAATTGTGACTTAGGTGAAAGTTTCGGTAATTATAAGGTAGGTAACGACGAAGCTGTTTTACCACTCATTACTTCTGCAAATGTAGCGTGTGGATTTCACGCAGGTGACGAAAATGTCATGGCACAAACAGTTAAATATGCGAAACAACACAATGTCAGTGTCGGGGCTCATCCAGGATTCCCTGACTTACAGGGATTTGGACGTCGCAACTTAGATATGTCCCCTGAAGAAGTGTATCATATGATGGTCTATCAAATCGGAGCATTAAAAGCATTTTGTGACATTGAAGGCGTTACACTCAATCATGTCAAACCACATGGTGCTCTTTATCAGATGGGAGCAAAAGATCGAGATATTGCTCGTGCCATAGCAGAAGCAGTTTATGCGGTTGATCCTAAACTGTATCTCGTTGGACTTTCTAATTCAATACAGTTAGAAGAAGCGCAAAAGATTGGATTGCCAACAGCATCTGAAGTATTTGCTGATCGTCGTTATGAAAAAGACGGGCAATTGGTGAGTAGAAGAAAACAGGGCGCGCTCATCGAAGATACGTCAGAAGCGATTCAACAAGTCGTTCGTATGGTGACAGAAGGTAAAACAACAGCAATAACGGGAGAAGAGATAGACATCAAAGCGGATACCATTTGCGTGCATGGTGATGGCGCACATGCTTTAGAATTTGTAAAACAAATTAGAGAACAACTTGCAAAAGTTGGAGTCAAGATAGTTAAAATAGGGGGCTAA
- the yqeH gene encoding ribosome biogenesis GTPase YqeH, with protein MSAALKCIGCGAILQSENPNEAGYVPKASLDKEDVICRRCFRLKNYNEVQDVGMESEDFLTLLNSLADKKGIVVNLVDVFDFEGSFIHALKRIVGNKKIILAANKIDLLPKQINKRRVTEWLRRSAKAYGLNPDDVVLLSAMKGYGVEDLMTAIEKHRNHQDVFIVGTTNVGKSTLVNKLIEESVGEKNVITTSKVPGTTLDMIDIPLDDHSFMYDTPGVVQAHQMTHYVTTKELNLIMPKKEIKQRVFQLNEAQSLFFGGLARIDYISGGKRPLICYFSNELHIHRTKLEKADKLWHEQLGDLLSPPSQRENFNFDHLKQVPLHTEDGKKDVMIAGLGFITIDEGADVVVTVPENVEVYLRPSIM; from the coding sequence ATGTCAGCAGCATTAAAATGTATCGGATGCGGGGCAATATTACAGTCTGAAAACCCAAATGAAGCGGGATACGTTCCAAAAGCAAGTTTGGACAAAGAAGATGTTATTTGTCGACGCTGTTTTCGTTTGAAAAATTACAATGAAGTGCAAGATGTAGGTATGGAAAGTGAAGACTTTTTAACGTTACTGAATAGTTTAGCGGATAAAAAAGGAATTGTTGTGAATCTTGTTGATGTCTTTGACTTTGAAGGGTCATTTATCCATGCGTTAAAACGCATCGTGGGTAATAAAAAAATCATTCTTGCTGCAAATAAGATTGACTTATTGCCAAAACAAATTAATAAACGACGTGTAACGGAGTGGTTACGTCGTAGTGCGAAAGCATACGGCTTGAATCCAGATGATGTCGTGCTATTGTCAGCAATGAAAGGTTATGGCGTAGAAGACTTAATGACAGCGATTGAAAAACATCGCAATCATCAAGATGTTTTTATCGTTGGGACAACAAACGTCGGTAAATCAACATTAGTCAACAAGTTGATTGAAGAAAGTGTCGGTGAGAAGAATGTCATCACGACTTCTAAAGTACCGGGTACGACACTCGATATGATCGACATTCCTTTAGATGATCATAGTTTTATGTATGATACACCTGGTGTCGTTCAAGCGCATCAAATGACACACTATGTAACGACGAAGGAACTCAACTTAATCATGCCGAAAAAGGAAATCAAACAACGTGTATTTCAGTTGAATGAAGCGCAATCTTTATTCTTCGGTGGTCTTGCTAGAATTGATTATATCAGCGGAGGCAAACGACCATTGATTTGCTATTTTTCAAATGAATTGCACATACATCGTACAAAACTTGAAAAAGCAGATAAATTATGGCATGAACAACTAGGCGACTTATTATCTCCGCCATCACAACGTGAAAACTTTAATTTTGACCATTTAAAGCAAGTACCGTTGCACACTGAAGATGGAAAAAAAGATGTTATGATTGCTGGTCTTGGATTTATTACAATTGATGAGGGTGCTGACGTTGTAGTCACTGTCCCTGAGAATGTTGAAGTATATTTACGTCCATCGATTATGTAG
- a CDS encoding acetyl-CoA carboxylase biotin carboxylase subunit — MYRVLVANRGEIAVRIIRALREMNMESVAVYAVGDEDSLHVKLADHAVCIGNANPLDSYLNIHNILSAAEITNANAVHPGYGFLSESPVFAEKVENEGLYFIGPTKSTMELMGDKITARQTVDQAGVPIIPGSKSSVESVDEVKTLAESLGYPLVLKAASGGGGKGIRIVKDENMLEQAFKEAKSEGNKYFNDDRVYVEAFIPVAKHVEVQVLGDGKTNFIHLGERDCSVQRKNQKLIEESPCSALTPEKREKMCNDAVKVARASNYRSAGTIEFLVTEDAYYFIEMNARIQVEHTVTEMRTNVDLVCEQLRIMENGNLSLKQEDIPFEGHVIEARINAENPEQAFRPTPGTVQRLHLPQGFNVRVDSLLYSGYTVSSYYDSLVAKVIVKGENRDHAINKLKVTLDEMIIDGFTTTADFLYAVLSYPPYCEGDASEVDIKFLERHDIIKGVQHG; from the coding sequence ATGTATCGAGTATTAGTCGCAAATAGAGGAGAAATTGCAGTAAGAATTATTCGTGCATTGCGTGAAATGAATATGGAATCTGTTGCTGTTTATGCAGTAGGTGACGAAGATAGTTTACATGTAAAACTTGCAGATCACGCAGTATGTATCGGAAATGCAAACCCACTAGATAGTTACCTTAATATTCATAATATCCTTTCTGCTGCTGAAATAACGAATGCAAACGCCGTTCATCCGGGATATGGCTTTTTATCTGAGAGTCCTGTTTTTGCAGAGAAGGTTGAAAATGAAGGATTATATTTCATTGGGCCAACAAAGTCTACAATGGAATTGATGGGGGATAAAATTACAGCACGTCAAACAGTTGATCAAGCGGGTGTTCCTATCATACCAGGTTCAAAATCATCAGTAGAATCGGTGGATGAAGTGAAAACACTAGCTGAATCACTAGGTTATCCACTTGTGTTGAAAGCAGCAAGTGGAGGCGGAGGTAAAGGAATCCGTATTGTTAAAGATGAAAATATGTTAGAACAGGCATTTAAAGAAGCGAAGAGTGAAGGGAATAAGTACTTTAATGATGATCGTGTATATGTCGAAGCCTTTATTCCTGTTGCCAAGCACGTTGAAGTACAAGTTTTGGGTGATGGGAAAACGAATTTTATTCACTTAGGAGAACGCGACTGTTCTGTTCAACGTAAAAACCAAAAGTTGATTGAAGAATCACCTTGTAGTGCTTTAACGCCTGAAAAGCGTGAAAAAATGTGTAATGATGCGGTAAAAGTTGCACGTGCATCAAATTATCGTAGTGCAGGTACTATCGAGTTTTTAGTGACAGAAGATGCCTATTATTTCATTGAGATGAATGCGCGTATCCAAGTCGAACATACTGTTACTGAAATGCGTACAAATGTTGACCTTGTATGCGAACAATTACGTATTATGGAAAATGGAAACTTGTCACTAAAGCAAGAAGACATTCCTTTTGAAGGTCATGTCATCGAAGCACGTATTAATGCAGAAAATCCAGAACAAGCCTTTAGACCAACGCCAGGGACTGTTCAAAGACTGCATTTGCCACAAGGATTTAATGTACGTGTTGACTCATTGCTATATAGTGGCTATACTGTTTCATCATATTATGATTCTCTTGTTGCTAAAGTGATAGTAAAAGGTGAAAACCGTGACCATGCGATCAACAAATTAAAGGTTACTTTAGATGAAATGATTATTGATGGCTTTACGACGACGGCAGACTTTTTATACGCAGTGCTCTCTTATCCGCCATATTGTGAAGGGGATGCGAGCGAAGTGGATATTAAGTTTTTAGAGCGGCATGATATTATCAAGGGGGTTCAACATGGTTAA
- the aroE gene encoding shikimate dehydrogenase codes for MKFAVIGHPIEHSLSPIMHHANFEALNLDHGYQALNIPPAHFKHIRDIVAEYELDGFNVTIPHKERIIPYLDELTDEAKAIGAVNTVRIDGEHWVGHNTDGVGYVKGLVDYYGELSDAKILIIGAGGASKGIAYSLSQRTKHPIAVANRTLSRFEDWQFEVTAYPLSEVDHIAYQYDIIINTTPVGMHTSTEQVVTLQQLKDDVLVCDIIYTPAETAFLKTAKMQGYNIYNGLDMFIYQGAESFKFWTGMQADVHVMRNRVKEKLYSD; via the coding sequence ATGAAGTTTGCTGTAATTGGTCATCCTATTGAACATTCATTGTCACCCATTATGCATCATGCAAATTTTGAAGCACTGAATTTGGATCATGGATATCAAGCATTGAATATTCCGCCCGCACATTTCAAACATATACGTGATATTGTTGCAGAATACGAATTGGATGGTTTCAATGTAACAATTCCACACAAAGAACGTATCATTCCTTATTTAGACGAACTTACCGACGAAGCGAAAGCGATAGGGGCGGTCAATACCGTCCGCATTGATGGTGAGCATTGGGTCGGCCATAACACTGATGGAGTCGGTTATGTGAAAGGATTGGTCGACTATTACGGTGAGCTATCCGATGCAAAAATTCTTATTATCGGTGCTGGTGGTGCGAGTAAAGGGATTGCATATTCGTTATCTCAAAGAACAAAGCATCCGATTGCGGTTGCGAATCGTACATTGTCTCGATTTGAAGATTGGCAATTTGAAGTTACAGCTTATCCATTATCTGAAGTAGATCATATCGCTTACCAATACGATATTATTATTAATACAACACCTGTTGGCATGCATACATCAACAGAACAGGTAGTAACCTTACAACAATTAAAGGATGACGTCTTAGTTTGTGATATTATTTATACACCTGCAGAGACAGCCTTTCTAAAAACGGCTAAAATGCAAGGTTACAATATATATAACGGTCTTGATATGTTCATATATCAAGGTGCAGAAAGTTTTAAATTTTGGACAGGAATGCAAGCTGATGTGCATGTAATGCGCAATCGCGTAAAAGAAAAATTATATTCGGATTAA
- the yqeK gene encoding bis(5'-nucleosyl)-tetraphosphatase (symmetrical) YqeK, with amino-acid sequence MDKQFAIELVEQKLPKKRFKHSLRVAETAVKLAEIYEGDKKKAELAGILHDFCKYDELSYMYQQVTKYKLDSNLLSYGSEILHGPVCAVIMEHQYGVTDDEVLQAIYNHTTGRSKMTKTEKLVFIADYIEPKREIPGVEEIREHVYSGGGLDRAIYEISKRTVLHLVKKDVSVYQPTIDCLNYYNLNEKS; translated from the coding sequence ATGGATAAACAATTTGCAATTGAACTTGTAGAACAAAAATTACCGAAAAAACGTTTTAAACACTCATTAAGAGTTGCTGAAACAGCGGTGAAGTTAGCAGAGATTTATGAAGGGGACAAAAAAAAAGCAGAACTAGCAGGTATTTTGCATGACTTCTGCAAATATGATGAATTAAGCTATATGTATCAACAAGTGACAAAGTATAAATTGGATTCTAACTTATTAAGTTACGGTTCTGAAATTTTACATGGTCCAGTGTGTGCTGTTATTATGGAACATCAATACGGCGTGACTGACGATGAAGTATTGCAAGCTATATACAATCATACAACCGGGCGAAGCAAAATGACTAAAACAGAAAAGTTAGTCTTTATCGCTGATTATATCGAACCAAAACGTGAAATTCCGGGTGTAGAAGAAATTCGTGAACACGTATATAGTGGGGGCGGTTTAGACCGTGCCATTTATGAAATATCGAAAAGAACAGTCTTACATTTAGTCAAAAAAGATGTCAGTGTGTATCAACCGACTATCGATTGTCTAAATTATTATAATTTGAATGAAAAAAGTTAA
- a CDS encoding biotin/lipoyl-containing protein, whose product MDLKQIEQTLTLLKTYGVKHFRYGDEDMELELDLPATQQNEGIQVAPTAPVQSPTQVTPSQEETPEASFKEIRSQMIGTFYLQDEKELTKPVIKVGDVIQKGDIIGYVEAMKVMNEVTADESGEIVEILVDHGENIEHNQCIVKLK is encoded by the coding sequence ATGGACTTAAAACAAATTGAACAAACACTCACGTTATTAAAAACATATGGTGTGAAGCACTTCAGATATGGGGATGAAGACATGGAGTTGGAACTTGACCTTCCAGCGACACAACAAAATGAAGGCATTCAAGTTGCACCAACAGCGCCTGTACAGTCACCTACACAAGTAACGCCATCACAAGAAGAAACACCAGAAGCATCATTTAAAGAAATTCGCTCTCAAATGATTGGAACATTCTATCTACAAGATGAGAAAGAACTCACTAAACCAGTCATTAAAGTGGGCGATGTGATTCAGAAAGGTGATATTATTGGATACGTTGAAGCGATGAAAGTAATGAATGAAGTAACTGCTGATGAAAGTGGTGAAATTGTAGAAATCCTTGTTGATCATGGCGAAAATATTGAACACAATCAATGTATCGTTAAATTAAAGTAA
- a CDS encoding NRAMP family divalent metal transporter: MKSNSNKIENPGEFQFTKAHRRLLLGSVFLMATSAIGPAFLTQTAVFTEQFLASFAFAILLSIIIDIGAQINIWRVLVVTGYRGQEIANEVVKGLGTFISILIAIGGLAFNIGNIAGAGLGLNAIFGIDVRIGAAITAVISILVFISKNGQKMMDFVTMLLGILMIAVVAYVMVQSNPPYADAAKHMILPENPAALVLPIITLVGGTVGGYITFAGAHRILDADIKGKDYLPFVNRSAITGILTTGVMRGLLFLAVLGVVVTGVTLNPENPPASVFEHAIGPIGKNIFGVVLFAAAMSSVIGSAYTSTTFIKTLHKKLNKFDNYVVIAFILISTLIFLSIGKPVKLLIIAGALNGLILPITLGTVLIASKNKRIVGDYQHPTWMLIFGIVAVIVTLFTGFFSFQGLAQLWTQ, from the coding sequence ATGAAATCTAATTCGAATAAAATTGAAAATCCAGGTGAATTCCAATTCACAAAAGCACACAGGCGACTGTTACTAGGGTCGGTCTTTTTGATGGCTACATCAGCAATCGGACCAGCGTTTTTAACACAAACAGCAGTATTTACAGAACAATTTTTAGCGAGTTTTGCGTTTGCAATTTTATTATCTATTATTATTGATATTGGTGCACAAATTAATATTTGGCGTGTTCTCGTCGTTACGGGGTATCGAGGACAAGAAATTGCAAATGAAGTTGTGAAAGGACTTGGAACGTTTATCTCCATTCTAATAGCAATCGGTGGTTTAGCATTTAATATCGGTAACATTGCAGGAGCAGGCCTCGGTTTAAATGCTATTTTCGGTATTGACGTTCGTATAGGCGCAGCCATTACAGCTGTCATCTCAATTCTCGTCTTTATTTCGAAAAACGGACAAAAAATGATGGACTTTGTCACAATGTTGTTAGGTATTTTAATGATTGCGGTTGTTGCGTATGTGATGGTTCAATCCAATCCACCATATGCTGATGCAGCTAAACATATGATTTTACCTGAAAATCCAGCTGCACTTGTATTACCAATTATTACACTGGTAGGTGGAACGGTAGGCGGTTACATCACATTTGCCGGTGCACACAGAATCCTTGATGCTGATATTAAAGGGAAAGATTACTTGCCATTCGTCAATCGTTCTGCGATCACTGGTATTTTGACAACGGGTGTTATGCGTGGTCTTTTATTCTTAGCGGTATTAGGTGTTGTTGTCACGGGTGTTACATTAAATCCAGAAAACCCACCAGCATCTGTATTCGAACATGCAATTGGACCAATTGGTAAAAACATTTTCGGTGTCGTATTGTTCGCAGCTGCGATGTCATCAGTTATCGGTTCAGCATATACAAGTACGACATTTATCAAGACATTGCACAAGAAGTTAAATAAATTTGATAACTATGTAGTTATTGCGTTTATTTTAATTTCAACGTTGATATTTTTATCAATCGGTAAGCCTGTCAAATTATTAATTATTGCTGGTGCATTGAACGGATTAATTTTGCCGATTACACTTGGAACAGTTTTAATCGCATCGAAAAACAAGCGTATAGTTGGTGACTATCAACACCCAACATGGATGCTTATTTTCGGTATTGTAGCAGTTATCGTAACGCTTTTCACAGGGTTTTTCTCATTCCAAGGACTTGCACAACTTTGGACACAATAA
- a CDS encoding 5'-methylthioadenosine/adenosylhomocysteine nucleosidase, translating to MIGIIGAMEEEVEILKQQLTELEETQIAHTYFYRGVLEGKEVVLLQSGIGKVNVAISTALLIDRFNPEYIINTGSAGGLQPGLTLGDVVISTKVGYHDADARTFGYVMGQIPGMPAVYTADDYLTSKVKQVLQTMDQPAMEGLIVSGDSFIGTETQRETILNHFPQAIASEMEAAAIAQTCYQFGKPFIVTRAISDLADGEASMTFDEFLKVASKSSSKMVQALVKEL from the coding sequence ATGATAGGTATTATCGGTGCGATGGAAGAAGAAGTTGAAATATTAAAACAGCAATTAACAGAACTTGAAGAAACTCAAATTGCGCACACATATTTTTATAGAGGAGTATTGGAAGGCAAAGAAGTGGTATTGTTACAAAGTGGGATTGGTAAGGTAAATGTAGCCATTTCGACAGCACTATTGATTGATCGTTTTAACCCTGAATATATCATCAATACAGGTTCAGCTGGCGGACTACAACCCGGTCTTACTTTAGGTGATGTTGTGATCAGTACTAAGGTTGGTTATCATGATGCTGATGCCCGTACTTTCGGATACGTTATGGGACAAATTCCAGGTATGCCCGCCGTATATACTGCAGATGACTATTTGACAAGCAAAGTGAAACAAGTTTTACAAACAATGGATCAGCCAGCGATGGAAGGACTTATCGTATCAGGTGACAGCTTTATTGGAACAGAAACACAACGTGAAACAATCCTCAATCACTTTCCACAAGCAATTGCATCAGAAATGGAAGCTGCGGCGATCGCACAAACGTGTTATCAATTTGGTAAACCTTTCATCGTTACACGTGCGATTTCAGACTTGGCTGATGGTGAAGCAAGTATGACGTTTGATGAATTTTTAAAAGTTGCTTCAAAGTCTTCAAGTAAAATGGTACAGGCTCTCGTTAAAGAACTATAA
- the yhbY gene encoding ribosome assembly RNA-binding protein YhbY, whose amino-acid sequence MTLTGKQKRFLRSQAHHIDPIFQIGKAGINENMITQIDETLEKRELIKVHILQNNLDDKNELAETLAHATNSYLVQLIGSIIVLYRESKENKQIELP is encoded by the coding sequence ATGACATTAACTGGAAAACAAAAGCGCTTTTTAAGAAGTCAAGCGCATCATATCGATCCTATTTTCCAAATTGGTAAAGCAGGAATCAATGAAAATATGATTACACAAATTGATGAAACTTTAGAAAAAAGAGAACTTATTAAAGTGCATATTTTACAAAATAATTTAGATGATAAAAATGAATTGGCAGAAACATTAGCACATGCGACAAATAGCTACCTCGTTCAATTAATTGGGTCTATCATTGTGTTATATCGTGAATCTAAAGAAAACAAACAAATCGAGCTTCCATAA
- the nadD gene encoding nicotinate (nicotinamide) nucleotide adenylyltransferase, whose translation MKRIVIYGGQFNPIHSAHEMIASEVNAALKPDEFYFMPSYMSPLKVHEQPIPIEDRLAMIQLVIDNLGFGVMRTDEIERKGKSYTYETIKAIYDEDPNVSIYFVIGTDQFDQLDKWYRIDDLKQIVTFIVVNRGRKIKSDDASIKPLEIPEMAISSTIIREKCKNHETIHMWVPLNVESYILRRGLYG comes from the coding sequence ATGAAACGCATCGTTATTTATGGAGGGCAATTCAATCCGATTCATAGTGCGCATGAAATGATCGCAAGCGAAGTCAATGCAGCACTGAAACCTGATGAATTTTATTTCATGCCAAGTTATATGTCACCGCTTAAAGTTCATGAGCAACCGATTCCCATTGAAGATCGGCTTGCTATGATTCAACTTGTGATAGATAATTTAGGTTTTGGTGTCATGCGCACCGATGAAATCGAACGCAAAGGTAAAAGTTATACGTATGAAACGATTAAAGCAATTTACGATGAAGATCCGAATGTTTCAATTTACTTTGTGATTGGCACCGATCAGTTTGATCAATTAGACAAATGGTATCGTATCGATGACCTAAAACAAATTGTGACGTTTATAGTTGTAAATCGTGGGCGCAAAATAAAAAGTGATGACGCATCGATTAAGCCCCTCGAAATACCAGAAATGGCCATTAGTTCTACAATCATACGAGAAAAGTGCAAAAATCATGAAACGATTCATATGTGGGTCCCATTAAATGTAGAATCGTATATCTTAAGGAGGGGTTTGTATGGATAA